CGCCGCATCATGCGAGGACGCGAGCCACGATGTTGAACAGGATCGGGTTCTCGAAGTTGGCAACTGGCAACCCACTCAACCGACATCAGGTCGAATGTATTGGTCACCTGTGACGGCTGAGCAAAAGCGGACTTAAGAACTGATCAACGTGAAAAGGAAATAGTCATGGAAGCACGTATCGACTACATGAAAGTCTCACCGGATTCATTTCAGGCTGTCTGGGGTCTGGAGCAATTTGTGTCACAGAAGGCAGGGATTGAGCCGCGCTTGTTGCATCTCGTGAAAATCCGTGCATCACAGATCAACGGTTGTGCCTTCTGTATCGACATGCATGTCAAAGAGGCCCGCAAAGAGGGCATTGGAGATCAATGGCTTTCTCTCATTTCAGCCTGGAAGGAATCTCCAGTCTACGATGAAAAAGAGCGGGCCGTTCTGGCGTGGACCGAGTCGCTGACGAATGTTTCTGAGACTGGTGCGCCGGATCGTGATTTTGACGCCCTGAAATCACATTTCAACGAAGAAGAGATTACCAAGCTCACCGTTGCCATCGGAACCATCAACATCTGGAACCGTATGGCTTTGGGTTTCCGCTCTCAGCACGAAGTTGATCTGACGAACTGAAATATCACTAACGGGCTTTTGTGCCTCGCAGCTGTGCAAGGCACTATTAAATCAATGGATCTTTTCAAGATGTCGCACCAACACAATATAATCAACTACTTCAAATTCCCGATCAAGCATTTCAGTCCATTGGTTTTTTGCTGGATGTGCCAGAAATGTGGGCCTGACTATCTGGGGTTCAAGTGCGCTGGCGTCGACGGCGGTTTTAACAGCGAAGACGATATGCCGGTGCAGAAACTGGAAGATTTGCTCGTGCTGTTTTCCAAATGTCTGGAAGCATCGTTGACCAAACTCAAAGCAGCCGGGACAAATGAATGGCTTTTATTTTCAGCCAGATGGATAAGGATATTGTCAGTGAGCAGAGCCTTGAATCTAAATTAGCGTTGAAGATGAAGATGGTAAAAAGCATATGCCCGATTTTCGCGAGATCAGATTTTGAAAAGACGTCAGTTTTCTATCGAGGGCTTGGTTTCAACGAAGTCGCGAGATTTGAAGAACAGGGATACCTAATCCTTGTTCGCGATACCGTGGAGATTCACTTCTTTAGCACTCACGATCATGAGACTTCACAGACTTCTGATCACGATGCCTTTGTCCAGGTGGAAGATGCTCAGGCGCTTTCGTCAGAGTACGAGAAGCTGGACATGTCCTGTGAGTTTGAGAAAGCTGATAACAAGCACTGGGGCGTCTGCGAGCTAGAAATAATTGATCCAGACGGAAATCTTCTGCGCATGGGGGATGTCTCTGCCGATAGTTGAATCGCCCTTTCGAGGCCCTCAAGAACGAGAAGCTCGATGGTTTTATCATTACCAAGTGCATCTGTCGAGCATCTGGCGTTCGAAGAATTAGTACAAGTTGCATGGGATCATGGATTGGGCCCAGACGAAAAAGCATTCAACCTTTGATGTTTGTTGGGGCGGGATGGCGATAATCTATCACTTCCATGGCTTGCAAAAATACCTGCCCGGTCGCACGCAATTTGGATGTTACCGTCATATGAATTGGACAGAAAGGAAATCGAATGACGCTTTACCTGGATTTTAAGAAGCCATTGGCTATCATAGATCGGACTATCTCCAAATTCCGTGGTGGTGTGCGCCGCAATGCCAACCAGGCAATACCGCTGTTGGGAGAGAGGTTTCCAATATGCTAACAATGTTGGATGGCAAGAGCGGCAATATTCTCGTCGAAAAACACAACCAAAGATTCTTTGAAATTGACCGCAACCGGTTGACCGTATGACCTGATTGCTCAAGTGGATACAGAGAACAGAAAGATGATACAAACTTCGGAAGAAATACTCGGACTTATCGAAGAGGCGATGTCCTCTACAGGCATGATTTACAAGTGCAAAAGCGATTTTTCGGCAGATTTCTGGGTATTGGATACCGGGTTACTCGGAGAGTTGGAGCAAAAGCTGGTGAATTATCAATCTGCTATCCAAATATCTGGCGATTTCAGCTCAGAAGTGGGAAATTCGGATGCGTTTCGAGACTACTTGCGTGAGGCAAAGACCTATGATCGGCCCATACAATTTGTCGACGAGAGCAACCACAAATGATGTGGCTATTCGAATATCACGCCACGCCAAGTTCCAGAGCTGGGCCCCAATTTTCGTACGTGTTTGATATTATGCTGCTTGGGCTAGGTAAGCGCAAATGAAAATTCTTATTTTGACATATGGTACGCGAGGTGATGTCCAACCGTTCATTGCGCTTTCAAAAGCGCTACAAGAGGACGGCCACTCAGTGACTTTGGCGACAGCATCGCGCTTTGCCCCTTTGGTCGCCACACACGATGTCAATTTCGCGCCGCTTGGCGACGGCTTGCTCAGCATCATCGATACCCAACAGGGCCGCCAGGCGATGGAGGGTGCAAACGGCTTTCTGGGGATGATCAAGACCAATCTGAAGCTGATGAAGCGTGTCAAACCACTTCAGGCCGAACTCGTGCAGGACTGTTGGGACGTTGCTGAAAAAGTTCGCCCTGATCTTATCGTGTTTCATCCAAAGGCCTTCGCCGCCTATGCGATATCGGAGCGAATGAAGGTGCCTTTGGTAATGGCATTGCTGATTCCGATGCTGGTTCCAACGAATACCACAGCGCATCTCGGGTTTCCCAAGCTCAAGCTCGGTCGACTCTACAACAGGCTGACCCACCAAGCTGTTCAGCTACTCATGCGTATGCCCGCGAGAAAGACATTGAACCACTGGCGCACCAGTCATGGCTTTGGAAAACAGCCACTAGAGTTGTTTAAAGATGGGACGGGCGCGCAGATCCCAATCGTCGCGGGCTTCAGCGAAGCGGTTATCGACCGGCCCGCCGACTGGCCACCCAATCTATTCATGGGAGGGTTCTGGTTTCTACAAAGCAATGTCACAGACGCCTTGTCTGAAGAAGTCGAGACGTTCCTGAACGAAGGCGACCCACCCATTTGCTTCGGATTTGGCTCAATGGTTGGTTCTGATCCGATGCGCCTGCGAAAAACGATCCTGGGCGCGCTTGAAGAGACCGGCCAACGGGGACTGATTCTGTCAGGCTGGGGGGGCGTGCCCAAAGGACAAACGCATGATCTCGTGCTTGAAGTCAACTCTGCACCACACGATCTTTTGCTTCCCCGCGTTCTGGCAATGGTCCATCACGGCGGAGCGGGAACAACTGCGGCCGCACTGCGAGCCGGAGTTTCGCAAATCATCATTCCGTTCATGGGCGACCAACCATTTTGGGGACAGCGTATGAAGGAACTAGGCGTGGCGCCAGATCCAATTCGCCAAAAGGACCTGACGATCACAAACCTCAAAGGAGCGCTTGATCGCATCGTCAATGAACCATCGTTTTACGTTTCTGCCCTAAAGCTGAGTAAAACCATCAAATCAGAAAATGGCGGGCAGGATGCAGCCAGTTTCATCAAGAGGGTTTGGGCAGAGCGTTCGAGCAGGTCGGCATGATCGATGCTCATCGCTTCAGCCGCGTCCTTAACGCCCTTTCCCGAATACTGCAGTCATCCGCGCTACCGATAGCGATTGGCTTCATTTTCACTGGTTTTCGAGCCCTGATGATCCAATTCCTTCAGCAAAGCTCTGGCGGTGCCGATTACAGACGTTTCACGGCGTTCAACGTTGTCTATGACCACAGCTGGTTCGAACCCTAAATTTTCGTAACCAATGTGTTGGTCGCAGGTGTCATCATATTGCAGTTGAAGGCAAACATATTTATAGACAAAAAATATCTATGATATGCTTTAGTCAATCATCCTGATCAGGACACCCAAGATGCACTCACTTGTTGTGGTTTCACACCCCAATCCCAATTCACTCACGCACGCGGTTGCGCACACGATCATGGCTGAGATGAAAGGTCTGCAACGCAGCGTTGAACTCGCAGATCTTCATAGAGAAGGATTTGATCCTGTATTTACGATGACCGATGTTGATGTTCATTTGGGGAAAAGCACGCTCCCTGCTGACATCGTTGCAGAGCAGAAGAGAATAGAAGGCGCTGAATCTTTGGTACTAGTATTCCCAATTTACTGGTGGTCTCTACCGGCGATGCTCAAGGGCTGGATCGACAGAGTGTTTGTCAATGGTTGGGCTTATGATGACAGTTCCAGCGACAAATTAGTGAAAAAGCTGGAATGGTTGCCCGTCCACTGGGTCGCCCTTGCCGGCGCCGATATGCGTACATATGCACGGCACGGATATTTCGGTGCGATGAAAAGTCAGATTAGTCATGGCATCTTCGATTATTGCGGCGCCAAAGTTAAAACATCCGAGCTACTCGTCGGGGATGGCCCCGAGGCTCATTTACAGGCAGCGCGGGGGCTGGCAGCACGAATTGCAGCCTAGAAAGTTGATCAAGGCTCATCTTCATTCTGGGCTGCAAAAATGCCTGATAAAGAACAGAACTAATCCTCAACCGGCCATCGCCATGCCGTTAAAACGATGGCGAGGGTGACCAAAATTTCGAATATGACAACCATCTTATAAAACGGTTCAGAGCCCGAAAATGTAAGGGCTTGCAGGCCAGTGTAAATCACACCGAATCCCACATTCGTCCACTTGCTGATCACAGGCGGCAGAGCGCAGGAAAGGTAAATCAGCAACGCCGGGATCACGAGGATCAGCGATACACTGATGAGGATCAACTCGGTAGCTTCGCCGAGCGGGCCAATGATTCCTGCGGACATGCTGTCTATCGTCCCGGGCAAGTAGAGACTGAAATAATCATTATAGATGTAGAGCCACATCAAGGCAGTCCACAAAAGCGACAGTTTGATAGGTGTCGGAATGTTGAATCTTTGTAATTGCATTGTTTTGAATTCCTTTCTTCTGATTTTGTAACATGGCAAGAGTTGGACTCCCGGTTTCTACAGTGCCCATAGAAATGAAGGGTTTGAGCTCACTTATACGTTCAGAACTCGTGCGTTCGGCAAGGCAGCTGCGCTCGGTTACGTCTGCATCAGCAATAACCCCGCGAAAATGACCACCGCCAGCCCCGTTCGCTGGAGTCCGAATGGCTCCCGCAAAAAGTAAGCGGCAAAAACTGCTCCGAACAAGACGCTCGTTTCCCGCAATACGAGCATTGGAGCGACCGGCGCCATTGAAAATGCGAACAGCGCAAGCCCGAAAGAAAAGAGCGATAATGCGCCTGCGGGGAAGGCAGTTTTCAGTTCTGCCATCGCAGAGGTCCAGATTGTCTCGCGCCGCCACATATAGGCCAGAACTGGTACCCCGATCCCGTCCAGTAAGAAAAACCAGGCGATGTACGTCCAACCTTGCCCCAGCTCCTGCTTCGAAAACCGAATACCGGCAGCGTCAACCACGCTGTATAAGGCGATCAGCCCGCCAGTGAGCAAAGCCAGTATTACTCCCATGATGGGTAGCGCTTCGGTTCTTCCTGAAGGCCAGGTAAAAGCCATAATCGCCAAGACGATCAATACGAGTCCCGCGACTTCTCGGCCACTCAAGGATTCACCCAATATCCCGAATGCGAAAATACCGGCAATCGCCGGAGCGCTTCCACGCATCAAAGGAAATACCAGAGACATGTCCCCACGTTCAAACGCGCTGATGTATGCCAATTGATACGCAAAGTGCGCGATCGCGCCAGCGACAAGATACACCCAAATCATTCCGGTAGGCGTCGGTGTAGCGATCACGGCCGGCAAGACGATTGCAGCTGAACTGACCGACAGGACGGCGCGAAACACCAGCTTGTCTTTCGATCGCTTCATCAAAACCCCGACGCCAGCGACGAGCACCGCCGATATCAAAATCAATAGAGTTGGAATTATGCTCACTTCGGAGTTGTTTTCCGAAAGCGAGTACTATCGTATTCCAGCCCCATCACCTGCCCATCGTCGACCGTCAATGAAATCGCATCCAGTGGTCCCGGCCGAAGTTCGGCATCTGTACAGTCAACTGTATCAGATGAGTATCCCAGACCCCGCAGCTCGCCCCAGCCAATTGCCGCGCGCTGCTCTTCAATGATCATCTTCGTGATCATGATGCCAGGGAGATTCCGAAGTGAGTTTCGGACTATGTTGACCATAACTTTTCCGTCTGATGAAAGTGATTGATTTCATAAATTTTTCATAATATGGATATTTTTTATCCATGATAAACTTGCTTTGTCAACAAAATCATTGGGCTGTCGT
This DNA window, taken from Parasphingorhabdus litoris DSM 22379, encodes the following:
- a CDS encoding glycosyltransferase, translated to MKILILTYGTRGDVQPFIALSKALQEDGHSVTLATASRFAPLVATHDVNFAPLGDGLLSIIDTQQGRQAMEGANGFLGMIKTNLKLMKRVKPLQAELVQDCWDVAEKVRPDLIVFHPKAFAAYAISERMKVPLVMALLIPMLVPTNTTAHLGFPKLKLGRLYNRLTHQAVQLLMRMPARKTLNHWRTSHGFGKQPLELFKDGTGAQIPIVAGFSEAVIDRPADWPPNLFMGGFWFLQSNVTDALSEEVETFLNEGDPPICFGFGSMVGSDPMRLRKTILGALEETGQRGLILSGWGGVPKGQTHDLVLEVNSAPHDLLLPRVLAMVHHGGAGTTAAALRAGVSQIIIPFMGDQPFWGQRMKELGVAPDPIRQKDLTITNLKGALDRIVNEPSFYVSALKLSKTIKSENGGQDAASFIKRVWAERSSRSA
- a CDS encoding homoserine O-acetyltransferase/O-succinyltransferase family protein — translated: MDWAQTKKHSTFDVCWGGMAIIYHFHGLQKYLPGRTQFGCYRHMNWTERKSNDALPGF
- a CDS encoding DUF4180 domain-containing protein, translated to MDTENRKMIQTSEEILGLIEEAMSSTGMIYKCKSDFSADFWVLDTGLLGELEQKLVNYQSAIQISGDFSSEVGNSDAFRDYLREAKTYDRPIQFVDESNHK
- a CDS encoding bleomycin resistance protein, which translates into the protein MAFIFSQMDKDIVSEQSLESKLALKMKMVKSICPIFARSDFEKTSVFYRGLGFNEVARFEEQGYLILVRDTVEIHFFSTHDHETSQTSDHDAFVQVEDAQALSSEYEKLDMSCEFEKADNKHWGVCELEIIDPDGNLLRMGDVSADS
- a CDS encoding DUF6326 family protein, whose translation is MQLQRFNIPTPIKLSLLWTALMWLYIYNDYFSLYLPGTIDSMSAGIIGPLGEATELILISVSLILVIPALLIYLSCALPPVISKWTNVGFGVIYTGLQALTFSGSEPFYKMVVIFEILVTLAIVLTAWRWPVED
- a CDS encoding carboxymuconolactone decarboxylase family protein gives rise to the protein MEARIDYMKVSPDSFQAVWGLEQFVSQKAGIEPRLLHLVKIRASQINGCAFCIDMHVKEARKEGIGDQWLSLISAWKESPVYDEKERAVLAWTESLTNVSETGAPDRDFDALKSHFNEEEITKLTVAIGTINIWNRMALGFRSQHEVDLTN
- a CDS encoding DMT family transporter gives rise to the protein MSIIPTLLILISAVLVAGVGVLMKRSKDKLVFRAVLSVSSAAIVLPAVIATPTPTGMIWVYLVAGAIAHFAYQLAYISAFERGDMSLVFPLMRGSAPAIAGIFAFGILGESLSGREVAGLVLIVLAIMAFTWPSGRTEALPIMGVILALLTGGLIALYSVVDAAGIRFSKQELGQGWTYIAWFFLLDGIGVPVLAYMWRRETIWTSAMAELKTAFPAGALSLFSFGLALFAFSMAPVAPMLVLRETSVLFGAVFAAYFLREPFGLQRTGLAVVIFAGLLLMQT
- a CDS encoding NAD(P)H-dependent oxidoreductase: MHSLVVVSHPNPNSLTHAVAHTIMAEMKGLQRSVELADLHREGFDPVFTMTDVDVHLGKSTLPADIVAEQKRIEGAESLVLVFPIYWWSLPAMLKGWIDRVFVNGWAYDDSSSDKLVKKLEWLPVHWVALAGADMRTYARHGYFGAMKSQISHGIFDYCGAKVKTSELLVGDGPEAHLQAARGLAARIAA